One genomic window of Biomphalaria glabrata chromosome 9, xgBioGlab47.1, whole genome shotgun sequence includes the following:
- the LOC129928373 gene encoding uncharacterized protein LOC129928373: protein MAKGDLHRSSVDNGIVRNRLNELTDTRTHELEHNYRQNRLNELTDTRTHELEHNYRQTRLNELTDTRTHELEHNYRQNRLNELTDTRTHELEHNYRQTRLNELTDTRTHELEHNYRQTRLNELTDTRTHELEHNYRQTRLNELTDTRKHEPEHNYRQTRLNELTDTRTHELEHNYRQTRLNELTDTRTHELEHNYRQTRLNELTDTRTHELEHNYRQTRLNELTDTRTHELEHNYRQTRLNELTDTRTHELEHNYRQNRLNELTDTRTHELEHNYRQTRLNELTDTRTHELEHNYRQTRLNELTDTRTHELEHNYRQTRLNELTDTRTHELEHNYRQNRLNELTDTRTHDFEHNYRQTRLNELTDTRTHELEHNYRQTRLNELTDTRTHELEHNYRQTRLNELTDTRTHELEHNYRQTRLNELTDTRTHELEHNYRQTRLNELTDTRTHELEHNYRQTRLNELTDTRTHELEHNYRQTRLNELTDTRTHELEHNYRQTRLNELTDTRTHELEHNYRQTRLNELTDTRTHELEHNYRKTRLNELTDTRTHELEHNYRQNRLNELAKRH from the exons ATGGCGAAAGGAGATCTTCATCGATCTTCTGTAGACAATGGCATTGTCCGC AATAGACTGAATGAGTTAACAGACACTAGAACACATGAACTTGAACACAATTACCGCCAGAATAGACTGAATGAGTTAACAGACACTAGAACACATGAACTTGAACACAATTACCGCCAGACTAGACTGAATGAGTTAACAGACACTAGAACACATGAACTTGAACACAATTACCGCCAGAATAGACTGAATGAGTTAACAGACACTAGAACACATGAACTTGAACACAATTACCGCCAGACTAGACTGAATGAGTTAACAGACACTAGAACACATGAACTTGAACACAATTACCGCCAGACTAGACTGAATGAGCTAACAGACACTAGAACACATGAACTTGAACACAATTACCGCCAGACTAGACTGAATGAGCTAACAGACACTAGAAAACACGAACCTGAACACAATTACCGCCAGACTAGACTGAATGAGCTAACAGACACTAGAACACATGAACTTGAACACAATTACCGCCAGACTAGACTGAATGAGCTAACAGACACTAGAACACATGAACTTGAACACAATTACCGCCAGACTAGACTGAATGAGTTAACAGACACTAGAACACATGAACTTGAACACAATTACCGCCAGACTAGACTGAATGAGCTAACAGACACTAGAACACATGAACTTGAACACAATTACCGCCAGACTAGACTGAATGAGTTAACAGACACTAGAACACATGAACTTGAACACAATTACCGCCAGAATAGACTGAATGAGTTAACAGACACTAGAACACATGAACTTGAACACAATTACCGCCAGACTAGACTGAATGAGCTAACAGACACTAGAACACATGAACTTGAACACAATTACCGCCAGACTAGACTGAATGAGTTAACAGACACTAGAACACATGAACTTGAACACAATTACCGCCAGACTAGACTGAATGAGCTAACAGACACTAGAACACATGAACTTGAACACAATTACCGCCAGAATAGACTGAATGAGTTAACAGACACTAGAACACATGATTTTGAACACAATTACCGCCAGACTAGACTGAATGAGCTAACAGACACTAGAACACATGAACTTGAACACAATTACCGCCAGACTAGACTGAATGAGCTAACAGACACTAGAACACATGAACTTGAACACAATTACCGCCAGACTAGACTGAATGAGCTAACAGACACTAGAACACATGAACTTGAACACAATTACCGCCAGACTAGACTGAATGAGTTAACAGACACTAGAACACATGAACTTGAACACAATTACCGCCAGACTAGACTGAATGAGCTAACAGACACTAGAACACATGAACTTGAACACAATTACCGCCAGACTAGACTGAATGAGCTAACAGACACTAGAACACATGAACTTGAACACAATTACCGCCAGACTAGACTGAATGAGCTAACAGACACTAGAACACATGAACTTGAACACAATTACCGCCAGACTAGACTGAATGAGCTAACAGACACTAGAACACATGAACTTGAACACAATTACCGCCAGACTAGACTGAATGAGCTAACAGACACTAGAACACATGAACTTGAACACAATTACCGCAAGACTAGACTGAATGAGCTAACAGACACTAGAACACATGAACTTGAACACAATTACCGCCAGAATAGACTGAATGAGTTAGCTAAAAGACACTAG